TTATCTGCCGTAGTTATGTCCATGACCATTTCTAATGAGCGCATACTTTCTGCTCATCTTCTCACTCGGTCTCTCGAATGGGGGGTATCTGCATGTGAATAACGCCAGGAAAATGCTGTAGATGCTGTGGTTCTCTCTTCCTCTTCTCTTGCCTCTTGGTCGTGGGTCAAGGTTCGAGGGCAATCTGTGAGCCTCTTCGTTCCTCGTAGACCAGCGTGCGAAGCTTGGCTGACCTTCTAGGTCTACTCCAACAACTCCAAGTTTCTGTTCTGCCGTCCGGAGTTGCTGGATCTCGTGCTTGGTAGACATAAGCCTCTGCTGCGAGCATCCTCGCGGCTCCTCCGCAAGGCTCGGCATGATCTTCGCCCTTGCGGTGTAGAACGGTCATTGTAGTCAAATCAATGCTGTGCTCTTTTCTCTTTCCCTCTCCTCTCTTTCCCCATCAGACCATCTCTCTGGCCTGTCTCATCTCATATATGCGCTCCTCACTGATAAGTCTGCCAAGTCGCTGCCGCATTACCACCCGCCGAACTCTCATTCGCCTTCTGATAATAACTCGGCACAGAACTAATCATCGAGTCGCGCTCTGATTGTCAATCGTCCAACTCCAACAACTTCCTAATCACGCGGACCTCGGCATGATTCCGCATATTTTTCATCCGATGACACCACACCACTTGGCCCTCCTCGAACAAAAACTCTCCTCCAATCTGCAAAGGGTGTCCACCCTTCAGGACATCGCGTTTTCGAATGCCTTCGGGATCTTTGAGACTGGCGTTGACCGTCTTGAATTGGCCTGCGGCCCAGGCGGGGACGGAGATGTCTTTCATGTATTCGGGACGGTCGCCGCCGAGATTCATGGTGACTTTCATGCCGAGTTTCTTGAAGAGTGAGCGGTCCGGGTCGGCGAACATGGGGAAAGGGCAGTTTGTGAAGGTTTTGTAGTGGGGGATCAGGTTTGGTTCGCCGCAGCCGATTACAATGATCGAGGTGGGAACCGGGATGGTGAAGTATTCCTGCATGCTGATGTTCTCGGTCAGGGCTTTGAGGTAGGCTTGACAGGCGCCGCAGTAGAAGTGGCGGACGAAGATGATGAGCTGACGTTGGTGGGTGGCGAAGGCGGGTTCGTAGAGGGAGCCGAAGGAGCGGGGTTTGCCTTCTGCGTCGTAGATTTGGATATTGTTTACTGCTGCGAGGGTTGCTCGATCGGGACATTCGTCGGATTGGAAGGCGTCGATTCCGTCGTCCGAGTGGAAGCGTGAGAACCATTCGTCTGCAGAGACGGTCTCCACTGGACTTTGAATACTATCCTCGTCATTGTATCGCCGGTTGTCCTCCGACGAGATGGACGTCTGCGTCGTCTCCATCGTGTCGGCGTGCGAAAAGACCGAGTCGGAAGGAGGAGCTCGCGACGAGGATCGTGGCAGAGCAAAAGGCATACTGTTCAGTGCTGGAGTGATAGGCGACGCTGCTGCGGAGTTGTGTAGCGATCGGGGGGGTTCATATGGAGACTCGAATCGAGACGCGCCTATAGGCGAGACAGACCTCCGATTCGCCATGGTGTGCGGTTGCTCAGTGCAGCGGCGTTCCTTCCAGAAGAGGGTGTGATGGTATGCACTATGCACTATGCACTATGCACTATGCACTATGCAGCTCCTGCTCCAAGAGGATGTGCCGAAGACAGCTCGTGCGACGCGAGAGAATTGGAAGCAGCAGGACAACAAACAGGAAGCAGAGAGCAGAGcagaaggagaggagaagATGGGCATTATCATCATCATCCACCACCCGAATCCGTTCTTTTTGGCGCTACGCAACACGACAGGCACAGTGCACTTGACTTTGGCAACCGTCATGCGGTGCGACAGCGAAGAAAAGCGTCTTTCCGAATTGTCGACGTCGAAAAGCTTGGATGCACGCGGAGGCGCACCTTTAATCCATACCGTGGACATGTAGAACTAGCGAAACAGCCGATGAACAAC
This genomic window from Fulvia fulva chromosome 4, complete sequence contains:
- a CDS encoding Peroxiredoxin-like 2C — its product is MANRRSVSPIGASRFESPYEPPRSLHNSAAASPITPALNSMPFALPRSSSRAPPSDSVFSHADTMETTQTSISSEDNRRYNDEDSIQSPVETVSADEWFSRFHSDDGIDAFQSDECPDRATLAAVNNIQIYDAEGKPRSFGSLYEPAFATHQRQLIIFVRHFYCGACQAYLKALTENISMQEYFTIPVPTSIIVIGCGEPNLIPHYKTFTNCPFPMFADPDRSLFKKLGMKVTMNLGGDRPEYMKDISVPAWAAGQFKTVNASLKDPEGIRKRDVLKGGHPLQIGGEFLFEEGQVVWCHRMKNMRNHAEVRVIRKLLELDD